One segment of Dolichospermum sp. DET69 DNA contains the following:
- a CDS encoding type II toxin-antitoxin system HicA family toxin, which yields MKSISGKNFAKVLESQGWQLLRINGSHHIYGKSDSPARISVPIHGNQSLKPGLLRHFLKVANLSEDDI from the coding sequence ATGAAATCAATTTCAGGGAAAAATTTTGCTAAAGTATTAGAATCTCAGGGATGGCAACTTCTACGCATTAATGGTAGTCATCATATCTATGGTAAATCCGACAGTCCAGCCCGAATTTCTGTTCCTATTCATGGGAATCAATCACTAAAACCTGGACTATTACGGCATTTTCTAAAAGTTGCTAATCTGAGTGAAGACGATATTTAA
- a CDS encoding DUF4070 domain-containing protein codes for MKALLIWPIMPNSFWSYQETIDLAGLRATNPPLGLITVAAMLPQDWEFRLSDRNIGLETDADWEWCDIVIISAMIIQKQDFGEAIRKGKRLGKKVAVGGPFATSVPEFVLEAGADYLILDEGEITIPMFLEALEKGEEKGIFRAIEKPDVTTTPLPRFDLLDLNAYIAMTVQFSRGCPFQCEFCDIITLFGRKPRTKTPEQILAELDALYQMGWWRYVFIVDDNFIGNKRNAKVFLRALIPWMEERNYPFALLTEASLNLAEDDELLELMVKAGFVQVFMGIETPDVDSLVGINKPQNTRSSLVESCNKITKAGLQIMSGFILGFDGEKPGAGKRIQEFVEATCIPQAHLNLLQALPNTAMWTRLQKEGRLRDGLGEFMGSQKALMNFVPTRPMSEIAEEFIDSFWNLYEPMPYLKRTFRHFMMMEGWRAKYQRTLTKPEFQFLMSICWRQGMLRSTRFVFWQQLITMARQKPHLLYDYLIALGTGEHFFKFRHEVKAEIEAELAEFQEHQREEEAKTLQLETVS; via the coding sequence ATGAAAGCTTTATTAATCTGGCCGATAATGCCCAATTCTTTTTGGTCTTATCAGGAAACCATTGATTTAGCTGGGTTACGTGCTACCAATCCACCATTAGGTTTAATCACGGTGGCAGCGATGTTACCGCAGGATTGGGAATTCCGGTTGAGCGATCGCAATATCGGTCTGGAGACAGATGCAGATTGGGAATGGTGCGATATAGTCATCATCTCTGCAATGATTATCCAAAAACAGGATTTTGGGGAAGCAATTAGAAAAGGTAAGAGATTAGGGAAAAAAGTCGCAGTGGGGGGACCATTTGCCACATCTGTACCCGAATTTGTGCTAGAAGCCGGAGCAGATTATTTAATTTTAGATGAAGGGGAAATCACTATTCCCATGTTCTTAGAAGCCTTAGAAAAGGGAGAAGAAAAGGGGATTTTCCGGGCTATAGAAAAACCTGATGTCACCACAACTCCTTTACCCAGATTTGATTTATTAGACTTAAATGCTTATATAGCAATGACGGTGCAATTTTCACGAGGTTGTCCATTTCAATGTGAATTTTGCGATATTATTACCCTTTTTGGCCGCAAGCCCCGCACAAAAACACCTGAACAAATTCTCGCAGAATTGGATGCTTTGTATCAGATGGGTTGGTGGCGTTATGTGTTTATAGTTGATGATAACTTTATTGGCAATAAACGCAATGCTAAAGTATTTTTAAGAGCATTAATTCCCTGGATGGAAGAACGTAATTATCCTTTTGCTTTATTAACAGAAGCTTCATTAAATTTAGCAGAAGATGATGAATTACTAGAATTGATGGTAAAAGCTGGTTTTGTTCAGGTATTTATGGGGATTGAAACCCCTGATGTAGATAGTTTAGTAGGAATTAATAAACCCCAAAATACTCGCAGTTCCTTAGTTGAATCCTGCAATAAAATTACTAAAGCCGGATTGCAAATTATGTCTGGTTTTATCTTAGGATTTGATGGTGAAAAACCAGGTGCAGGTAAACGGATTCAAGAATTTGTGGAAGCAACCTGTATTCCCCAAGCTCATCTAAATTTACTGCAAGCATTACCGAATACAGCCATGTGGACTCGTTTGCAAAAAGAAGGACGGTTGAGGGATGGTTTAGGTGAGTTCATGGGTTCTCAAAAGGCTTTAATGAATTTTGTTCCGACTCGGCCAATGTCGGAAATTGCAGAGGAGTTTATTGATTCTTTTTGGAATTTGTATGAACCTATGCCCTACCTAAAACGGACTTTTCGCCATTTTATGATGATGGAAGGTTGGCGGGCTAAATACCAACGGACTTTAACAAAACCAGAGTTCCAATTTTTAATGTCTATTTGTTGGCGACAAGGAATGTTGCGTTCTACACGGTTTGTTTTTTGGCAGCAATTAATAACAATGGCCCGGCAAAAACCTCATCTATTATATGATTATTTAATTGCCTTGGGTACAGGTGAACATTTTTTCAAATTCCGTCATGAAGTAAAGGCAGAAATAGAAGCAGAATTAGCAGAATTTCAGGAACATCAACGGGAAGAAGAAGCTAAGACTTTACAGTTAGAAACTGTGAGTTAA
- a CDS encoding thiamine phosphate synthase, whose amino-acid sequence MVLSHSHTQQTVYRILDANLDRAREGLRIIEEWCRFGLNNAQFSSICKHLRQELGTWHTAEIRAARDTPGDPGTDLTHPQEEERADITSLLQANFCRVQEALRVLEEYGKLYNGNMGTACKQMRYQVYTLESNLMGYQRHQLLWRSHLYLVTSPTDNLLAIVEAALQGGLTLLQYREKTADDSVRLEMAMQLRQLCHHYGALFIINDRVDLALAVDADGVHLGQQDIPIAIARQLLGSQRIIGRSTTNPQEMQGAIAEGADYIGVGPVHETPTKAGKAAAGLEYVKYVSQNCQIPWFAIGGIDMSNLNDVMNAGARRVAVVRSLIQSDQPTLATQYFLSQLHRIK is encoded by the coding sequence ATGGTTTTGTCCCATAGTCACACACAGCAAACTGTTTATCGCATTTTAGATGCTAATTTAGATCGCGCTCGTGAGGGGTTGCGAATTATTGAGGAATGGTGTCGGTTTGGTTTAAATAATGCCCAGTTTTCGAGTATATGTAAACACCTGCGTCAAGAGTTGGGTACTTGGCATACGGCGGAAATCCGGGCAGCACGAGATACACCGGGTGATCCAGGAACTGATTTAACTCATCCCCAAGAGGAAGAACGGGCTGATATTACGTCTCTATTACAGGCTAATTTTTGCCGTGTGCAAGAAGCATTGCGAGTATTAGAAGAATATGGCAAGCTTTATAATGGGAATATGGGGACAGCTTGTAAACAAATGCGTTATCAAGTGTATACCCTGGAAAGCAATTTGATGGGTTATCAGCGTCATCAGTTATTATGGCGATCGCATTTATATTTGGTAACATCTCCCACAGATAACCTATTGGCAATAGTGGAAGCGGCTCTGCAAGGTGGTTTAACTCTGTTACAGTATCGGGAAAAAACCGCCGATGATTCGGTGCGTTTAGAAATGGCTATGCAGCTACGGCAGTTATGTCACCATTACGGGGCTTTATTCATTATTAATGATCGGGTGGATTTGGCTTTGGCTGTGGATGCTGATGGTGTACATTTGGGACAACAGGATATACCCATTGCTATAGCGCGTCAACTACTGGGCAGTCAGCGCATTATTGGCCGCTCTACCACAAATCCGCAAGAAATGCAAGGGGCAATTGCCGAAGGTGCGGATTATATTGGTGTGGGACCTGTGCATGAAACACCGACAAAAGCAGGTAAAGCCGCAGCCGGTTTAGAATATGTGAAATATGTTTCTCAAAATTGTCAAATTCCCTGGTTTGCAATTGGGGGAATAGACATGAGTAATTTGAATGATGTCATGAATGCAGGAGCGCGACGGGTAGCTGTAGTGCGATCGCTCATCCAATCTGATCAACCCACTCTAGCAACTCAATATTTTCTCTCTCAACTCCATCGAATTAAGTGA
- the thiS gene encoding thiamine biosynthesis protein ThiS, whose protein sequence is MSNQIHLQVNGETRNCLSPTALPELLQQLGFNPRLVAVEYNGEILHRQFWLETQIKNGDRLEVVTIVGGG, encoded by the coding sequence ATGTCCAATCAAATTCATCTCCAAGTTAATGGAGAAACTCGCAATTGTTTATCCCCAACTGCTTTACCTGAATTACTCCAACAGTTAGGTTTTAATCCGCGTTTAGTAGCAGTAGAATATAACGGTGAAATCTTACATCGTCAATTTTGGTTAGAAACTCAAATTAAAAATGGCGATCGCTTAGAAGTAGTTACAATCGTTGGTGGTGGTTAG
- the panB gene encoding 3-methyl-2-oxobutanoate hydroxymethyltransferase, with the protein MAVTTQQLTQWKQQGRAIVALTAWDYAIAQLLDVAGVDLILVGDSLAVILGYETTLPITLDEMIHHAKAVRRGVKNALVVVDLPFLTYQESISQAMHSAGRVLKETGAQAVKLEGGYPAMVETITRLVQSGIPVMGHVGLTPQSIHQLGLRQQGKTQEEGERILNEAIALEQAGVFAIVLEHIPAKLALQITDKLRIPTIGIGAGSSCDGQVLVTSDILGLSEKQPPFAKVYTNLRETITNAVQDYAVEVRERQFPK; encoded by the coding sequence ATGGCAGTTACTACCCAACAATTAACTCAATGGAAACAACAGGGACGTGCGATTGTTGCTTTAACTGCCTGGGATTATGCGATCGCTCAACTTTTAGATGTCGCTGGTGTAGACTTAATCCTAGTTGGTGATTCTCTTGCCGTTATCCTAGGTTATGAAACTACCTTACCCATAACTTTAGATGAAATGATCCATCATGCTAAAGCTGTGCGGCGTGGTGTCAAAAACGCTTTAGTAGTGGTAGATTTACCATTCTTGACTTATCAAGAAAGCATCTCTCAAGCCATGCACTCCGCCGGCAGAGTATTAAAAGAAACAGGAGCGCAGGCGGTAAAATTAGAAGGTGGTTATCCGGCAATGGTAGAAACCATTACCCGGTTAGTACAATCTGGGATTCCCGTTATGGGTCATGTCGGATTAACACCCCAATCAATCCATCAATTAGGGTTGCGACAACAGGGAAAAACCCAGGAGGAGGGAGAGAGGATTTTGAATGAAGCGATCGCTCTCGAACAAGCCGGGGTTTTTGCTATAGTATTAGAACATATTCCCGCCAAACTAGCTCTGCAAATTACTGATAAACTCCGTATTCCCACCATCGGCATCGGTGCAGGTTCTAGCTGTGATGGTCAAGTATTAGTCACTTCTGACATTCTCGGACTTTCGGAAAAACAACCACCATTCGCCAAAGTTTATACAAATTTACGAGAAACAATTACCAACGCTGTACAAGATTACGCTGTTGAAGTCCGAGAAAGACAGTTTCCAAAGTAG
- a CDS encoding glycosyltransferase family 4 protein, with protein sequence MENISRLGLQVRDNTAYPDILVISRIFRPDEAVIGEYVYNRCLQDPDRVIVLAGGCAGDKKFDKSQQFPVYRWFNFPAWCDNWLGNIIQSGFNISAAFLLAIRLYFRYHYRYIEWCQGYDFPALLVLSYILPIRFFIYLHDNDLVRTASNPLWRWLLKVTLKRADGIVCNSSYIRNSLRNTFRLDTPTHVINPVVRPERFGNPTSLSHIDDLRNRIRQTYNIPETAIVILSVGNLVKYKNFDRVIDNIPVLLNFGVDVHYIICGEGSCENQLKSQAQRLRIAKRVHFAGYVPERDLAGYYAACDIFAMLNSDNHQDQNIDKFGVVYLEAGYFGKPVIASRLGSVLDAVHHEENGLLVNPDSGYEVLQTFNRLCQDSQLREKLGRQGKELAKRKTYHRWLYSPESCCSCLLN encoded by the coding sequence ATGGAAAATATATCACGACTAGGGTTACAAGTTAGAGATAATACAGCTTATCCAGATATCCTAGTTATTTCCCGAATATTCCGCCCAGATGAGGCTGTAATTGGTGAATATGTATATAACCGTTGTTTACAAGATCCAGATCGGGTAATTGTTTTAGCGGGTGGTTGTGCTGGAGATAAAAAATTTGATAAATCCCAGCAATTTCCGGTTTATCGTTGGTTTAATTTTCCTGCTTGGTGTGATAACTGGTTAGGAAATATTATTCAATCTGGATTCAATATTAGTGCTGCTTTTTTATTAGCTATAAGATTATATTTTCGCTATCATTACCGCTACATTGAATGGTGTCAAGGTTATGATTTTCCAGCGTTGTTGGTACTAAGTTATATTTTACCAATTCGCTTTTTTATCTATTTACATGATAATGATTTAGTCCGTACAGCTAGTAACCCTTTATGGAGATGGCTATTAAAAGTAACTCTCAAACGCGCTGATGGAATTGTTTGTAATAGTTCTTATATTCGCAATTCTTTGAGAAATACTTTTCGTTTAGACACACCAACTCATGTTATTAATCCAGTCGTCAGACCAGAAAGATTTGGTAATCCTACTAGTCTGAGTCATATTGATGATTTACGTAATCGCATTCGTCAAACTTACAATATCCCAGAAACAGCAATTGTGATTCTTTCTGTGGGTAATTTAGTTAAATATAAGAACTTTGATCGGGTAATAGATAATATTCCCGTATTGCTAAATTTTGGTGTGGATGTTCATTATATTATTTGCGGTGAAGGAAGTTGTGAAAATCAGCTAAAATCCCAAGCCCAAAGGTTGCGAATCGCCAAAAGAGTCCATTTTGCTGGGTATGTACCAGAGCGGGATTTAGCCGGTTATTATGCAGCTTGTGATATTTTCGCTATGTTGAATTCAGATAATCATCAAGATCAAAATATAGATAAGTTTGGTGTAGTTTATTTAGAAGCAGGTTATTTTGGTAAACCTGTAATTGCTTCTCGTTTAGGTAGTGTTTTAGATGCGGTTCATCATGAAGAAAATGGCCTGTTAGTAAATCCCGACTCTGGTTATGAAGTTTTGCAAACTTTCAATCGGTTGTGTCAAGATTCACAACTACGGGAAAAACTAGGCCGTCAAGGTAAGGAATTAGCGAAACGGAAAACCTATCATCGCTGGTTATATAGTCCTGAATCTTGTTGTTCTTGTTTGTTGAACTAA
- a CDS encoding transcriptional regulator yields MSALLGLIALPSMITPATAQKVDNSGNTDKNPSLNQPNSTPTYPAAPPPERIKPLPNERQLQQRETEVDYRISNLLGDLTGNLWVGSWRGLSRIDPNTGRVISRVSLPNIAISALVQDKVGRLWVGNNEGLARVDPQTSQITAQNLLLPSKRVLSLLLDKRGYLWVGTDAGLTLVSPDQGLIMTTVQNMPGVSVNTMTLDADGQLWAGTLEGIVKVNTSSALLMKRIQNLPGGTVQTLAISPQGLIWAGMPNQLLVINPKNGIVLRSVTPLRGRNVTSVRFAKDGSVWVGTNNGLLRLNPYTGAVLDQVMGLPSSRVLTLAPDIGNKLWVGTTEGLAWLMPSVGKAQPHFGFGRYVK; encoded by the coding sequence ATGTCCGCATTGCTGGGATTAATAGCTTTGCCAAGCATGATAACTCCAGCTACAGCCCAAAAAGTTGATAATAGTGGTAATACAGACAAAAATCCCAGTCTTAATCAACCTAATTCTACCCCCACCTACCCAGCCGCACCACCACCAGAACGAATTAAACCCTTACCCAATGAGAGACAATTGCAACAGAGGGAAACGGAAGTAGATTATCGAATTAGTAACCTACTGGGAGATCTTACAGGTAATCTGTGGGTAGGTTCGTGGCGCGGATTATCACGTATTGACCCCAACACAGGTAGAGTTATTTCTCGTGTCAGTTTACCAAATATTGCTATTAGTGCTTTAGTCCAAGATAAAGTAGGGCGTTTGTGGGTAGGAAATAATGAAGGTTTAGCAAGAGTAGACCCCCAGACAAGTCAAATTACAGCCCAAAATTTATTATTACCCTCCAAACGAGTATTATCACTGCTACTTGATAAGCGGGGTTACTTGTGGGTAGGAACTGATGCTGGGTTAACTCTAGTTAGTCCTGACCAAGGCTTAATTATGACCACAGTTCAAAATATGCCTGGTGTCAGTGTTAACACAATGACTTTAGATGCTGACGGTCAACTGTGGGCTGGGACTTTAGAGGGAATAGTCAAAGTTAATACTTCCAGTGCTTTACTGATGAAGAGAATTCAAAATCTACCTGGGGGAACTGTCCAGACTTTAGCAATTAGTCCCCAAGGATTAATTTGGGCGGGAATGCCAAATCAATTGTTAGTGATTAACCCAAAAAATGGTATTGTGTTACGGTCTGTTACTCCCCTGCGCGGACGCAACGTTACATCAGTCAGATTTGCCAAAGATGGTAGTGTGTGGGTGGGTACTAACAATGGTTTACTCCGATTAAACCCATATACAGGAGCAGTATTAGACCAAGTTATGGGACTTCCTTCTAGTCGAGTTTTGACCCTAGCACCAGATATTGGTAATAAATTATGGGTAGGAACAACAGAAGGTTTAGCTTGGTTAATGCCTTCAGTCGGTAAAGCCCAACCTCATTTTGGTTTTGGTCGGTATGTAAAATAG
- a CDS encoding methylenetetrahydrofolate reductase, whose protein sequence is MPDTDSTFNNFRKAAQKGDFLITAEVAPPKGGDPTHTIKMAATLKGRVHAVNITDGSRAVLGMSPLAASVILLQNGIEPICQFACRDRNRIGLQADLMGAHALGIRNILALTGDPIKAGDHPEAKAVFDLESVRLLQLIRNMNQGFDFNQKPLTDGALDLFVGAAVDPQSKSWSGLQSRFEKKIVAGAQFFQSQLITDFEILEKFMDKIAGGYNKPILAGIFLLKSAKNAQFINKVVPGVNIPEHIINRLAKAKHPLEEGMKIAAEQVQIARELCQGVHLMAVKREDLIAPILDLAGVEKVS, encoded by the coding sequence ATGCCGGATACCGATAGCACTTTTAATAACTTTCGTAAAGCTGCCCAAAAGGGTGACTTTTTAATTACCGCCGAAGTTGCACCCCCCAAAGGTGGAGATCCTACCCACACCATCAAAATGGCAGCGACTCTTAAGGGAAGGGTTCATGCTGTCAATATTACTGATGGTAGCCGGGCTGTGTTGGGGATGTCTCCGTTAGCAGCTTCAGTGATTTTATTGCAAAATGGCATTGAGCCAATTTGTCAGTTTGCTTGCCGCGATCGCAATAGAATAGGATTACAAGCGGATTTAATGGGCGCTCATGCCTTGGGTATCCGCAACATTTTAGCTTTAACAGGTGATCCGATCAAAGCAGGTGATCATCCTGAAGCAAAAGCCGTTTTTGATTTAGAATCTGTGCGGTTATTGCAGTTAATTAGAAACATGAATCAAGGGTTTGATTTTAATCAAAAACCTCTCACTGATGGGGCTTTAGATTTATTTGTTGGTGCAGCAGTAGATCCCCAATCTAAAAGTTGGTCAGGTTTACAAAGTCGGTTTGAAAAGAAAATAGTCGCCGGAGCGCAATTTTTTCAAAGTCAATTAATTACTGATTTTGAAATATTAGAAAAGTTCATGGATAAAATCGCCGGAGGTTATAACAAACCGATTTTGGCGGGAATCTTTCTCTTGAAATCGGCAAAAAATGCCCAGTTTATTAATAAAGTTGTTCCCGGTGTGAATATTCCTGAACATATTATTAATAGATTGGCAAAAGCGAAACATCCCCTAGAAGAGGGCATGAAAATTGCAGCAGAACAGGTACAAATTGCACGGGAATTGTGTCAGGGTGTGCATCTAATGGCGGTGAAGAGAGAAGATTTGATTGCGCCGATTTTGGATTTAGCGGGGGTGGAAAAGGTTAGTTAA
- the trpS gene encoding tryptophan--tRNA ligase, with protein MGKQRVLSGVQPTGNLHLGNYLGAIRNWVEVQDQYENFFCVVDLHAITVPHNPATLAADTYNIAALYLACGIDLQYSSIFVQSHVSAHSELTWLLNCITPLNWLQDMIQFKEKAVKQGENVGVGLLDYPVLMSADILLYQADKVPVGEDQKQHLELARDIVNRFNHQFAKKKPVLKLPDPLIRKEGARVMSLTDGTKKMSKSDPSELSRINLLDSPEEITKKIKRCKTDLVRGLTFDDSERPECHNLLTLYTLLAGKTKEEVAVECADMGWGQFKPLLTETAIQALKPIQDKYAEVMADKGYLESVLRDGGEKARAIANQTLADVKAALGFTVPL; from the coding sequence ATGGGTAAGCAGCGCGTTTTGTCGGGAGTTCAACCAACTGGTAACTTACACTTAGGTAACTATTTAGGTGCAATTCGTAACTGGGTAGAAGTTCAAGACCAGTATGAAAATTTCTTTTGTGTGGTAGATTTACACGCTATTACAGTACCACATAATCCCGCCACCTTAGCGGCTGATACTTACAACATTGCGGCTTTATATTTAGCCTGTGGTATTGATTTACAGTATTCTAGCATCTTTGTCCAATCTCACGTTTCCGCACACAGTGAACTAACTTGGTTGTTAAATTGCATTACCCCCCTCAACTGGTTGCAAGATATGATTCAGTTTAAGGAAAAAGCCGTTAAACAAGGGGAAAATGTTGGTGTTGGTTTGTTAGATTATCCTGTGTTAATGTCAGCGGATATTCTGCTTTATCAAGCGGATAAAGTTCCTGTAGGTGAAGATCAAAAGCAGCATTTGGAACTAGCGCGGGATATTGTCAACAGGTTTAATCACCAATTTGCTAAGAAGAAACCAGTTTTGAAATTACCAGATCCTTTGATTAGAAAAGAAGGTGCAAGGGTGATGAGTTTGACAGACGGAACCAAGAAAATGTCAAAATCAGATCCTTCAGAATTAAGTCGAATTAATCTTTTAGACTCTCCAGAGGAGATTACCAAGAAGATTAAACGCTGTAAAACTGATTTGGTGCGGGGTTTAACCTTTGATGACTCAGAACGCCCAGAATGTCATAATTTATTAACTCTGTATACCCTACTGGCTGGAAAAACCAAAGAAGAGGTAGCAGTTGAGTGTGCAGATATGGGTTGGGGACAATTTAAACCTTTGCTGACAGAAACAGCGATTCAGGCTTTAAAGCCAATTCAAGATAAATATGCGGAGGTAATGGCAGATAAGGGCTATTTAGAGTCAGTATTGCGCGATGGTGGCGAAAAAGCCAGGGCGATCGCTAATCAAACTTTAGCAGATGTTAAAGCTGCTTTGGGTTTCACAGTTCCACTTTAA
- a CDS encoding type II toxin-antitoxin system HicB family antitoxin, which yields MKIKVIIHKEETGYWAEVPAIPGCATQGDTFEELLQNIYEAVEGCLLVDIDSLELDESAQILEIAV from the coding sequence ATGAAAATAAAAGTCATTATTCATAAAGAAGAAACAGGTTACTGGGCAGAAGTTCCTGCTATTCCCGGTTGTGCCACCCAGGGAGATACTTTTGAAGAATTACTACAAAATATATATGAAGCCGTTGAAGGTTGCCTACTTGTTGATATTGATTCATTAGAACTTGATGAATCTGCTCAAATATTAGAAATTGCCGTATGA
- a CDS encoding DUF1517 domain-containing protein: MSKKLQRFLKPLFKTVFILSLVLTLAFSHANDALAARSGGRIGGGSFRMPSSRTYAPRTNMPSGGGYYAPYGGGFGFPFLLPLWGFGGGFGGLFGIIIFFTMANFLVQTFRRVTNGETEEVSYSSNPSVSVTRLQVGLLAQARDLQPELNRIAETADTNSPEGRSEVLQEASLALLRHPEYWVYAGGGTQQAKLNSAESQFNRLSLAERSKFSEETLSNVNNQLKAVLSQEALSGEDNPTRLITEGPGEYIIVTLLAATLGKCEIPAINSADDLRQALRQIGSLPSEQLLAIELLWTPQAKGDTLTSDDLFAEYPDLKLV; the protein is encoded by the coding sequence ATGAGTAAAAAACTACAAAGATTCCTCAAACCCCTATTTAAAACCGTCTTTATCCTTAGCTTAGTGCTAACTTTAGCCTTTAGTCATGCTAATGATGCTTTAGCAGCCCGTAGTGGTGGCAGAATTGGTGGTGGTTCCTTTAGAATGCCTTCTAGTCGTACTTATGCACCACGCACTAATATGCCTAGCGGTGGTGGCTACTATGCTCCCTATGGTGGTGGTTTCGGATTTCCGTTTCTTTTGCCCTTATGGGGTTTCGGTGGTGGTTTTGGCGGTTTGTTTGGGATTATCATCTTTTTTACCATGGCGAATTTTTTAGTCCAAACATTTCGCCGTGTTACCAATGGAGAAACGGAAGAAGTCAGCTATAGCAGCAACCCTTCTGTTTCCGTTACTCGCTTACAAGTTGGTTTACTAGCCCAAGCTAGAGATCTACAACCCGAACTAAATCGCATTGCTGAAACTGCTGATACCAATAGCCCAGAAGGCAGAAGCGAAGTTTTACAAGAGGCTAGTTTGGCTTTATTGCGTCACCCTGAATATTGGGTATATGCGGGTGGTGGAACTCAACAAGCAAAGTTAAATTCCGCAGAATCTCAATTCAATCGTTTATCTTTAGCGGAACGCAGTAAGTTTAGTGAAGAAACTCTCTCTAATGTCAATAATCAACTAAAAGCTGTTCTGAGTCAGGAAGCTTTATCTGGTGAAGATAATCCCACTCGCTTGATTACCGAAGGACCAGGAGAATATATTATTGTCACTTTATTAGCAGCAACTTTGGGTAAGTGTGAAATTCCTGCTATTAATAGTGCTGATGATTTACGTCAAGCCTTACGTCAAATTGGTAGTCTTCCTAGTGAACAACTTTTAGCTATTGAATTGCTATGGACTCCCCAAGCAAAAGGGGATACATTAACATCAGATGATTTGTTTGCTGAATATCCTGATTTGAAGTTGGTTTAA